A stretch of Bacillus pseudomycoides DNA encodes these proteins:
- a CDS encoding O-acetylserine dependent cystathionine beta-synthase, with product MKVYRGVHELIGHTPIVEITRFSLPEGVRLFAKLEFYNPGGSVKDRLGRELIEDALAKGLVTQGGTLIEPTAGNTGIGLALAALEHDLSVIVCVPEKFSVEKQELMKALGATVVHTPTEQGMTGAIAKAKELVKETPNSYSPSQFANDANPRAYFKTLGPELWEALDGEINIFVAGAGTGGTFMGTASYLKKQNREIKTVIVEPEGSILNGGEAGSHETEGIGLEFIPPFLKSSYFDAIHTISDRNAFRRVKELAKKEGLLVGSSSGAAFHASLLEAERAKPGTNIVTIFPDSSERYLSKDIYKGWE from the coding sequence ATGAAGGTGTATCGTGGAGTTCATGAATTAATCGGTCATACACCGATTGTAGAAATTACTCGTTTTTCACTTCCAGAGGGCGTTCGTTTATTTGCAAAGCTTGAATTTTATAATCCAGGTGGAAGCGTGAAAGATCGCTTAGGAAGAGAATTAATTGAAGATGCACTAGCAAAAGGACTTGTAACACAAGGTGGAACGTTGATTGAACCAACTGCCGGGAATACTGGGATTGGACTGGCACTTGCTGCACTAGAACATGATTTAAGCGTTATTGTTTGTGTACCAGAAAAATTTAGCGTTGAAAAACAAGAGCTAATGAAAGCACTCGGTGCAACGGTTGTGCATACACCAACTGAACAAGGGATGACTGGTGCAATTGCGAAGGCGAAAGAATTAGTAAAAGAAACTCCAAATTCATACTCTCCAAGCCAATTTGCAAATGACGCAAATCCACGTGCCTATTTCAAAACATTAGGACCAGAGCTGTGGGAAGCGCTAGATGGAGAGATTAACATATTTGTGGCAGGTGCAGGTACTGGTGGTACATTTATGGGAACTGCCTCCTATTTAAAAAAACAAAATCGTGAAATTAAAACGGTGATTGTAGAACCAGAAGGATCTATATTAAATGGTGGTGAAGCTGGTTCACATGAAACGGAAGGAATTGGCCTTGAATTCATTCCACCATTTTTAAAATCATCATATTTCGATGCAATTCATACCATTTCTGATCGAAATGCATTCAGACGTGTGAAAGAATTAGCGAAGAAAGAAGGCCTTCTTGTTGGTAGTTCTTCAGGAGCAGCATTTCATGCAAGTTTATTAGAGGCTGAAAGGGCAAAACCGGGTACAAATATTGTAACGATTTTTCCAGATAGCAGTGAGCGTTATTTAAGTAAAGATATATACAAAGGGTGGGAATAA
- the mtnN gene encoding 5'-methylthioadenosine/S-adenosylhomocysteine nucleosidase, producing the protein MRIAVIGAMEEEVRILRDKLEQAETETVAGCEFTKGTLAGHEVILLKSGIGKVNAAMSTTILLERYQPEKVINTGSAGGFHQSLNVGDVVISTEVRHHDVDVTAFDYEYGQVPGMPPGFKADEALIALAEKCMKSEENIQVVKGMIATGDSFMSDPNRVAAIRDKFENLYAVEMEAAAVAQVCHQYKVPFVIIRALSDIAGKESNVSFDQFLDQAALHSTNFIVKVLEELK; encoded by the coding sequence TTGAGAATTGCTGTAATTGGAGCAATGGAAGAAGAAGTACGTATTTTACGTGACAAATTAGAACAAGCAGAAACAGAAACCGTTGCAGGTTGTGAATTTACGAAAGGGACATTAGCAGGACATGAAGTAATCTTGTTAAAGTCTGGTATTGGTAAAGTAAATGCAGCTATGTCGACGACGATTTTATTAGAAAGATACCAACCTGAAAAAGTAATTAATACAGGCTCAGCTGGTGGATTTCATCAATCTTTAAATGTTGGGGATGTTGTCATCTCAACAGAAGTTCGCCATCATGACGTGGATGTAACTGCATTTGATTACGAATATGGTCAAGTGCCAGGGATGCCACCAGGATTTAAAGCGGATGAAGCACTAATAGCATTAGCTGAGAAATGTATGAAATCTGAAGAGAACATTCAAGTTGTGAAAGGAATGATTGCAACAGGGGATTCATTTATGAGTGATCCAAACCGAGTTGCAGCAATCCGTGATAAATTTGAAAATCTTTACGCAGTAGAAATGGAAGCAGCAGCAGTTGCGCAAGTATGTCATCAATACAAAGTACCATTTGTAATTATTCGTGCACTTTCTGATATTGCTGGTAAAGAATCAAACGTTTCATTTGATCAATTTTTAGATCAAGCAGCTCTTCATTCTACAAACTTTATTGTAAAAGTTTTAGAAGAGTTAAAGTAA
- a CDS encoding class I SAM-dependent methyltransferase: MGTEFNGLFDEWAHTYDSFVQGEDIQYKEVFARYEEILEDVVNKSLGNVLEFGVGTGNLTNKLLLAGHTVYGIEPSREMRTIAKQKLPEGFSITEGDFLSFDVPDSIDTIVSTYAFHHLTDDEKDEAIAKYSQLLHKGGKIVFADTIFADQEAYDKTVETAKQRGFHQLANDLQTEYYTRIPIMQSIFENNGFHVTFTRLNHFVWVMEATKQ; encoded by the coding sequence ATGGGTACAGAATTTAACGGTTTATTTGATGAGTGGGCTCATACGTACGATTCATTCGTACAAGGCGAAGATATACAATATAAAGAAGTTTTCGCTCGTTATGAGGAGATTTTAGAGGATGTAGTAAATAAATCACTTGGAAATGTATTAGAATTTGGTGTTGGTACTGGCAATTTAACAAATAAATTATTACTTGCTGGCCATACTGTTTACGGCATAGAGCCGTCACGTGAAATGCGTACAATCGCAAAGCAAAAGCTACCAGAAGGATTTTCAATTACAGAGGGAGATTTTCTTTCTTTTGATGTTCCCGATTCTATTGATACAATTGTAAGCACTTATGCATTTCATCATCTAACAGATGATGAAAAAGATGAAGCAATTGCGAAGTATAGTCAATTGCTTCATAAAGGTGGTAAAATAGTGTTTGCTGATACGATATTTGCAGATCAAGAAGCGTATGATAAAACTGTTGAAACTGCAAAACAAAGAGGTTTTCATCAGTTAGCAAACGATTTGCAAACAGAATACTATACACGTATTCCGATCATGCAATCTATTTTTGAAAACAATGGCTTCCATGTAACATTCACGAGATTAAATCATTTCGTTTGGGTAATGGAGGCAACTAAGCAATAG
- a CDS encoding YrzA family protein — protein MSFTFEMLEDKVEFFEAPNLVSLEKKINEQIDNNKALMLEVHHISHQMVMDPESKRPYYSAVVHFKLKKLR, from the coding sequence GTGTCATTTACGTTTGAAATGCTGGAAGATAAAGTAGAATTTTTTGAAGCACCAAACTTAGTTTCCTTAGAAAAGAAAATTAATGAACAAATTGACAATAACAAAGCACTTATGCTGGAAGTTCATCATATTTCTCATCAAATGGTTATGGATCCCGAGAGCAAAAGACCATATTACAGTGCAGTTGTTCATTTCAAATTAAAAAAATTGCGCTAA
- a CDS encoding YrrS family protein, giving the protein MAGGSRFQKKQQKRRQNGVLNIAIAIVLLAVSIVAYQLFVPDTTEQVSSQEKKVSQEKKKESKAEKKEDKEEQAKLEEQKKKEEEEKKAEEEKQKAEEEAKANEKVPAEKTQSKATDAYTKPSWKPVGTTQGSTPAMTFQQGSADWNEMKQAISSAIEIPVEQLIIHRIGNNGKQKAYGNVQDKQTGKKYYVNIDWVENEGWKPVLVQTLN; this is encoded by the coding sequence ATGGCAGGAGGATCTAGATTTCAAAAGAAACAACAAAAACGTCGTCAAAACGGTGTTTTAAATATCGCAATAGCTATCGTATTACTAGCAGTATCTATTGTAGCGTATCAATTATTTGTTCCTGATACAACAGAGCAAGTGTCTTCTCAAGAAAAGAAAGTATCTCAGGAAAAGAAGAAAGAAAGTAAAGCTGAGAAAAAGGAAGATAAAGAGGAGCAAGCAAAACTAGAAGAGCAAAAGAAGAAAGAGGAAGAAGAGAAGAAGGCTGAAGAAGAGAAACAAAAAGCTGAGGAAGAAGCAAAAGCAAATGAAAAAGTTCCAGCTGAAAAAACACAGTCTAAAGCAACTGATGCTTATACAAAACCTTCTTGGAAGCCGGTAGGTACGACGCAAGGCTCAACACCGGCAATGACGTTTCAACAAGGGTCAGCAGATTGGAATGAGATGAAACAAGCAATTTCCTCTGCAATTGAAATTCCAGTGGAACAGTTGATTATTCACCGCATTGGAAACAACGGTAAGCAAAAAGCATACGGTAATGTCCAAGATAAACAAACTGGTAAAAAATATTATGTAAATATTGATTGGGTAGAAAATGAGGGCTGGAAACCAGTGCTTGTTCAAACTCTAAACTAA
- a CDS encoding penicillin-binding protein 2, whose protein sequence is MKMKRRITITLLCFTCIMLLLLGRLAQIQLIATESFTKRHINLIEKSVTQRTQAVIVDDGRGHFVDRTGENLGEEKYPVLVIFPFLQIKNGMLEKISHIIGVSRQDINLQMKEKRKPFIFQRGDKPFQLTKEQMEKVNRADMLGIVAAEVRMKQPSEAEHLIGVVGENEKEFKKRYEKPQKLSSQTPVGILGLQQSFDEFLMTDGETKVLYQVDRQGEPIFGKRVKYTSPGNPFYPVTIQTTIEKSLQQKAEELVQKQGIKKGGLVLLDVKTSEIVAMVSKPSLQMNNQNTYKKRMENQMLTPHFPGSVFKTVIAAAAIDNDRIQWNRKFDCDTDPYGENTPQVMMGKLSFTESFARSCNRTFAVLGDELMQKDTHVMETYLEALGASETVGWKGPVFHTPMFKQLIEEKKAIVWNEEENKGSHKAIAQTAIGQKDVRISPLAVVNMMATIARNGEKKEVKAVKEIRYKNGTKFFYFEDHKLEGRQLSYSTVKQVQSLLRKVVTMEKGTGATFQKLPLSVAGKSGTAQTGKEDRVNRWFAGYFPYENPRYALVVVDLETNSKENTVTPIFKEFVEEIAYMERRR, encoded by the coding sequence ATGAAAATGAAGCGGAGAATTACGATTACTTTACTCTGTTTTACATGTATCATGTTATTACTACTTGGTAGGCTAGCACAAATACAACTTATAGCCACGGAATCGTTTACGAAAAGGCATATCAATTTAATTGAAAAGAGTGTCACCCAGCGTACACAAGCAGTCATAGTAGATGATGGTAGGGGACATTTTGTTGACCGGACTGGAGAAAATCTCGGAGAAGAAAAATACCCAGTTTTAGTTATTTTCCCATTTCTACAAATAAAAAATGGCATGTTAGAGAAAATTTCGCATATCATTGGTGTGTCAAGGCAAGACATAAATCTGCAAATGAAAGAAAAACGAAAACCATTTATATTTCAAAGAGGTGATAAACCGTTTCAATTAACGAAAGAACAGATGGAAAAGGTAAATCGTGCTGATATGTTAGGTATAGTGGCAGCTGAAGTAAGAATGAAGCAACCATCTGAAGCAGAACATCTTATTGGTGTAGTCGGGGAAAATGAGAAAGAATTTAAAAAACGATACGAGAAACCACAAAAATTATCTAGTCAAACACCTGTGGGTATTTTAGGATTACAGCAATCGTTTGATGAGTTTTTAATGACTGATGGCGAAACGAAAGTATTGTATCAAGTAGACAGGCAAGGAGAACCGATTTTTGGAAAACGCGTGAAATATACATCTCCTGGAAATCCCTTTTATCCTGTTACGATTCAAACAACGATAGAAAAATCGTTGCAACAAAAAGCAGAAGAGCTCGTGCAGAAACAGGGAATCAAGAAAGGTGGATTAGTATTACTTGATGTAAAGACAAGTGAAATTGTAGCAATGGTGAGTAAACCGTCCTTGCAGATGAATAATCAAAATACATATAAAAAAAGAATGGAAAATCAAATGCTAACACCGCATTTTCCTGGTTCTGTTTTTAAAACAGTTATTGCGGCTGCTGCAATTGATAATGATAGGATTCAATGGAATCGTAAGTTTGACTGTGATACAGATCCGTATGGTGAAAATACCCCTCAGGTTATGATGGGGAAGTTAAGCTTTACAGAGAGCTTTGCTAGAAGTTGTAACAGGACATTTGCAGTGCTTGGTGACGAATTGATGCAAAAGGATACACATGTAATGGAAACGTATTTAGAGGCTTTAGGAGCAAGTGAGACGGTAGGGTGGAAAGGGCCAGTTTTTCATACACCTATGTTTAAACAATTGATAGAAGAAAAAAAAGCAATCGTTTGGAATGAGGAAGAAAACAAGGGAAGTCACAAAGCAATCGCCCAAACGGCAATTGGACAAAAGGATGTAAGAATATCTCCTTTAGCTGTGGTAAATATGATGGCGACGATTGCAAGGAATGGGGAGAAAAAGGAAGTAAAAGCTGTAAAAGAAATACGGTACAAAAATGGAACGAAATTTTTTTATTTTGAAGACCATAAACTGGAAGGACGACAACTCTCTTATAGTACAGTGAAACAAGTACAATCCTTGTTAAGGAAAGTCGTAACGATGGAAAAAGGTACAGGTGCAACTTTTCAGAAGCTACCATTATCTGTTGCTGGAAAGTCTGGGACTGCACAAACAGGAAAAGAAGATCGCGTAAATCGTTGGTTTGCGGGTTATTTCCCATACGAAAACCCAAGATATGCGCTAGTAGTTGTTGATTTAGAAACGAATAGTAAAGAAAATACTGTAACACCGATTTTTAAAGAATTTGTAGAAGAGATTGCTTACATGGAAAGGAGAAGGTAA
- the greA gene encoding transcription elongation factor GreA: MATEKTYPMTQEGKQKLENEIEQLKTVRRKEVVERIKIARSFGDLSENSEYDAAKDEQAFVEGRITQLENMIRNAVIIEDNGEESTVVTLGKTVAFKELPDGDEEAYTIVGSAEADPFEGRISNDSPIAKSLLGKQIGEKVTIQTPGGEMQVEIVSVK; encoded by the coding sequence ATGGCAACAGAAAAAACATACCCTATGACGCAAGAGGGTAAACAAAAATTAGAAAACGAAATTGAGCAATTAAAAACAGTAAGACGTAAAGAAGTTGTAGAGCGTATTAAAATCGCGCGTAGCTTCGGTGATCTTTCTGAGAACTCAGAGTACGATGCAGCGAAAGATGAGCAAGCATTTGTAGAAGGTCGTATTACACAATTAGAAAATATGATCCGTAACGCAGTAATCATTGAAGACAATGGTGAAGAGTCTACAGTTGTAACATTAGGTAAAACTGTAGCATTTAAAGAATTACCAGATGGAGACGAAGAAGCATATACAATCGTTGGTAGTGCAGAAGCAGATCCATTTGAAGGAAGAATTTCTAACGATTCTCCAATCGCAAAAAGCTTATTAGGTAAGCAAATTGGTGAAAAAGTAACAATTCAAACACCAGGTGGAGAAATGCAAGTAGAGATTGTCTCTGTAAAATAA
- the udk gene encoding uridine kinase, translating to MGTNKPVVIGIAGGSGSGKTSVTKAIFDQFQGHSILILEQDYYYKDQSHLPMEERLKTNYDHPLAFDNDLLIEHLHQLLAYKPVEKPVYDYTLHTRSEEIIPVEPKDVIILEGILILEDPRLCDLMDIKVFVDTDADLRILRRMQRDIKERGRTMDSVVEQYVNVVRPMHNQFIEPSKKFADIIIPEGGQNHVAIDIMVTKIATILEQKVNL from the coding sequence ATGGGGACGAATAAGCCGGTTGTAATTGGAATTGCTGGTGGTTCAGGATCAGGTAAAACAAGTGTAACAAAAGCAATTTTTGATCAATTTCAAGGTCATTCCATTTTAATTTTGGAGCAAGATTATTATTATAAAGACCAAAGTCATCTGCCAATGGAAGAGCGTTTAAAAACAAATTATGATCATCCATTAGCGTTTGATAATGACTTATTAATTGAGCACTTACATCAGTTGCTTGCATATAAGCCGGTTGAGAAACCCGTATATGATTATACATTGCATACACGCTCAGAAGAAATTATTCCAGTAGAACCGAAAGATGTAATTATTTTAGAAGGGATTCTCATTTTAGAAGACCCTCGTCTTTGTGATTTAATGGATATTAAGGTGTTTGTTGATACGGATGCTGACCTTCGTATTTTACGTCGCATGCAACGTGATATTAAAGAGCGTGGCCGTACAATGGACTCTGTTGTTGAGCAGTATGTTAATGTTGTACGTCCAATGCACAACCAATTTATTGAGCCTTCTAAGAAATTTGCGGATATAATTATTCCAGAAGGCGGACAAAATCATGTTGCAATCGATATTATGGTCACAAAAATTGCAACAATTCTTGAACAAAAAGTGAATTTGTAA
- a CDS encoding U32 family peptidase, which translates to MTVQEISRVIDGKRVIVKKPELLIPAGNLEKLKVAIHYGADAVYLGGQEFGLRSNAGNFTLEEMAEGVEFAKKYGAKIYVTTNIFAHNENMDGLEDYLRGIEKAGVTGIIVADPLIIETCKRVAPSVEVHLSTQQSLSNWKAAQYWKEEGLHRLVLAREVGYEEMKEIKENVDIEIEAFVHGAMCIAYSGRCTLSNHMTARDSNRGGCCQSCRWDYDLVQTVSQHKEAEELPLFQEGDAHFAMSPKDLNLILSIPKMIEIGIDSLKIEGRMKSIHYVATVATVYRKVIDAYCADPDNFEFKQEWLDELDKCANRDTAPAFFEGVPGYQEQMYGNHSKKTTYDFAGLVLDYNEETGIVTIEQRNYFKPGHEVEFFGPEIENFTQTVEKIWDEDGNELDAARHPLQIVKFKVDQPVYVNNMMRKSIHQ; encoded by the coding sequence ATGACTGTACAAGAAATTTCACGAGTAATCGATGGAAAACGCGTTATTGTGAAAAAACCTGAACTGTTAATCCCTGCGGGTAATTTAGAAAAATTAAAAGTAGCTATTCATTACGGTGCAGATGCTGTATATTTAGGTGGACAAGAATTTGGTCTTCGTTCAAATGCAGGGAATTTTACGCTAGAAGAAATGGCAGAAGGTGTAGAATTTGCAAAGAAATATGGCGCGAAAATATATGTAACAACAAATATCTTTGCACATAATGAAAACATGGATGGATTAGAAGATTATTTAAGAGGGATTGAAAAAGCTGGTGTAACAGGTATTATCGTTGCAGATCCGCTTATTATTGAGACGTGTAAACGTGTAGCACCTTCTGTTGAAGTACATTTAAGTACACAACAGTCTCTATCCAACTGGAAAGCAGCGCAGTATTGGAAAGAAGAAGGCCTACATCGTCTTGTATTAGCTCGTGAAGTCGGCTATGAAGAAATGAAGGAAATTAAAGAAAATGTTGATATTGAAATTGAGGCGTTCGTCCATGGGGCAATGTGTATTGCATACTCCGGAAGATGTACATTAAGTAACCACATGACAGCACGTGACTCAAACCGTGGTGGTTGTTGTCAGTCTTGTCGCTGGGATTATGACTTAGTTCAAACAGTATCACAGCATAAAGAAGCAGAAGAACTTCCTTTATTCCAAGAAGGCGATGCACACTTTGCAATGAGTCCAAAAGACTTAAACTTGATTCTTTCAATTCCGAAAATGATTGAAATTGGAATTGACAGCTTGAAGATTGAAGGACGCATGAAATCTATTCACTACGTAGCAACAGTAGCAACTGTGTACCGCAAAGTAATTGATGCATATTGTGCGGATCCTGATAACTTTGAGTTTAAACAAGAATGGTTAGATGAGCTCGATAAATGTGCAAATCGTGATACAGCGCCTGCATTCTTTGAAGGAGTTCCAGGATACCAAGAACAAATGTATGGAAATCATAGTAAGAAAACAACGTATGATTTTGCTGGTTTAGTGTTAGATTATAATGAAGAAACAGGCATTGTCACAATCGAACAACGTAACTACTTCAAACCAGGGCATGAGGTTGAGTTCTTTGGGCCAGAAATAGAAAACTTTACACAAACGGTGGAGAAAATTTGGGATGAGGATGGAAACGAATTAGATGCAGCGAGACATCCGTTGCAAATCGTGAAATTCAAAGTGGATCAACCAGTGTATGTGAATAATATGATGCGAAAAAGCATACATCAATAA
- a CDS encoding peptidase U32 family protein: MKKPELLVTPRAVADIEPLAKAGASAVMIGEQKFGLRLAGEFSRDDVKQAVSIAHENGMKVYVAMNAMFHNDKVEELKDYVAFLQNVHVDSVVFGDPAVLMTVREVAPNMQMHWNTETTATNWFTCNYWGRKGAKRAVLARELSLDEIVELKENAEVEVEVQIHGMTCMFQSKRSLVGNYFEYQDRNLEIEKKKHEENMFLHDPERNNKYPIYEDENGTHIMSPNDICFIDELDELIDAEIDSLKIDGVLKSSEYIIEVTKKYRKAIDLCVEDRDAYYDVKDDLYKEIEEIQPVNRPLDTGFFFKETVY, encoded by the coding sequence ATGAAAAAACCTGAATTGTTAGTAACGCCAAGAGCGGTAGCGGATATTGAACCTCTTGCAAAAGCAGGGGCAAGTGCCGTAATGATCGGTGAACAAAAATTTGGTTTACGTTTAGCAGGGGAATTCTCACGTGATGATGTAAAACAAGCTGTGAGCATTGCACATGAAAATGGTATGAAAGTATACGTAGCGATGAACGCTATGTTCCATAACGACAAAGTAGAAGAATTAAAAGACTATGTTGCATTTCTGCAAAACGTGCATGTAGATTCCGTTGTTTTTGGAGATCCAGCGGTATTAATGACAGTACGCGAAGTAGCACCAAACATGCAAATGCACTGGAATACAGAAACGACAGCTACAAATTGGTTCACGTGTAACTATTGGGGCCGAAAAGGTGCAAAACGTGCTGTTCTTGCACGTGAATTAAGTTTAGATGAAATTGTTGAATTAAAAGAAAACGCTGAAGTTGAAGTTGAAGTGCAAATTCATGGTATGACATGCATGTTCCAATCAAAGCGTTCATTAGTAGGAAACTACTTCGAGTATCAAGATCGTAATCTAGAAATTGAAAAGAAAAAACACGAAGAGAATATGTTCTTACATGATCCAGAGCGTAATAATAAATATCCAATTTATGAGGATGAAAATGGTACTCATATTATGAGTCCAAATGATATTTGTTTCATTGATGAATTAGATGAATTAATCGATGCTGAAATTGATAGCTTGAAAATTGACGGTGTGTTAAAAAGCTCTGAATACATTATCGAAGTAACAAAGAAATATCGTAAAGCTATTGATTTATGTGTAGAAGATCGTGATGCGTATTATGATGTGAAAGACGATTTATATAAAGAGATAGAAGAAATACAGCCAGTAAATCGTCCGTTAGATACAGGATTCTTCTTTAAAGAAACGGTTTACTAA
- a CDS encoding O-methyltransferase, with translation MEDAVNEYLLSFIDPKDELILEMEQYASENHVPIMDRLGMEFMLQFLRLIGPTSILELGTAIGYSSIRMMQAIPNSRIVTVERNSNRYEKALEYIERSPVKERISVIYGDALETGEQVKEHGTFDVIFIDAAKGQYRRFFDLYEPLLNPGGVIISDNVMYHGLVTTKEKIENRRTRGLIRRIKTYNEWLMNHEGYDTTIFPIGDGVAVSKKRG, from the coding sequence ATGGAGGATGCAGTTAACGAGTACCTATTATCATTTATTGATCCAAAAGATGAACTTATTCTTGAAATGGAACAATATGCAAGCGAAAATCATGTGCCAATTATGGATCGTCTTGGAATGGAGTTTATGTTGCAATTTTTACGTTTAATTGGACCGACAAGCATATTAGAGCTTGGAACAGCAATTGGTTATTCTAGTATTCGTATGATGCAAGCTATTCCAAATTCGCGAATTGTGACAGTAGAACGCAATAGCAATCGATATGAAAAAGCACTTGAATATATAGAGCGTTCTCCTGTAAAAGAACGTATTTCCGTTATTTATGGTGATGCATTAGAAACAGGCGAACAAGTGAAAGAACATGGAACGTTTGATGTTATTTTTATTGATGCCGCAAAAGGACAATATCGTCGCTTTTTTGACTTATATGAACCGTTATTAAATCCGGGTGGTGTCATTATTTCAGATAATGTTATGTATCACGGACTTGTAACGACGAAAGAGAAAATCGAAAATAGACGTACGCGTGGTTTAATTCGTCGTATTAAGACGTACAATGAATGGCTTATGAACCATGAAGGATATGATACAACCATTTTCCCAATTGGTGATGGAGTAGCCGTGAGTAAAAAGAGAGGATGA
- the mltG gene encoding endolytic transglycosylase MltG, translating into MIENQVKKKHRHALLIAVIALLVVCVSVYAYISSALKPVDSGNKKEIEVEIPKGSSTSKIGEILEEKGAIKNGTVFSFYAKAKSKNLQAGTYLLNSSMNVDDVMEQMSSGNVHRPVAYKLTIKEGAQVVEIADIIAKELKWNKDDVVRQLNDKAFIQKMQQKYPVLLTNKIFDGNIKYPLEGYLYPATYSFYKKDTTLEEIVTQMLEKTNALIVQNEAKMKEKQLDVHQLVTLSSLIEEEATGFTDRQKISSVFYNRLAKGMPLQTDPTVLYALGKHKERVLYDDLKVNSPYNTYVVKGLPVGPIANSGKHSIQAALEPAKTDYYYFLAAPSGEVYYAKTLEEHNALKQKYITQKK; encoded by the coding sequence TTGATAGAGAATCAAGTGAAGAAGAAGCATAGACACGCCCTTTTAATAGCGGTTATTGCACTACTTGTGGTCTGCGTGTCAGTCTATGCGTATATTTCATCTGCGTTAAAGCCAGTTGATAGCGGGAATAAAAAAGAAATTGAAGTAGAGATTCCAAAAGGTTCATCTACAAGTAAAATCGGAGAGATTTTAGAAGAAAAAGGCGCTATTAAAAACGGTACAGTATTTAGCTTCTATGCAAAAGCTAAATCTAAAAATTTGCAGGCAGGTACATATTTGTTAAATTCGTCAATGAATGTAGATGATGTAATGGAACAAATGTCATCAGGTAATGTACATCGCCCAGTTGCTTATAAATTGACGATTAAAGAAGGCGCACAAGTTGTTGAAATCGCAGATATAATTGCGAAGGAACTGAAATGGAATAAAGATGATGTTGTGCGCCAATTAAACGATAAGGCTTTTATCCAAAAAATGCAGCAAAAGTATCCGGTATTATTAACAAATAAAATTTTTGATGGCAATATTAAATATCCATTAGAAGGCTATTTATATCCAGCGACGTACTCTTTTTACAAAAAAGATACAACTTTGGAAGAAATTGTGACGCAGATGCTTGAGAAAACAAATGCACTAATTGTTCAAAATGAGGCAAAAATGAAAGAAAAACAGTTGGACGTTCACCAGCTTGTAACATTATCTTCTTTAATTGAGGAAGAGGCGACTGGGTTTACAGATCGTCAAAAAATTTCCAGTGTCTTTTACAATCGTTTAGCTAAGGGAATGCCATTACAAACAGATCCGACGGTATTATATGCACTTGGAAAGCATAAAGAGCGTGTATTATATGACGATTTAAAAGTAAATTCGCCTTATAATACGTATGTTGTAAAAGGGCTTCCAGTTGGACCAATTGCGAATTCTGGAAAACATTCTATACAGGCAGCATTAGAGCCCGCCAAAACAGATTATTACTACTTCTTAGCAGCACCAAGTGGCGAAGTGTATTATGCGAAAACGTTAGAAGAACACAATGCATTAAAACAAAAATATATTACACAAAAGAAATGA
- a CDS encoding DUF1292 domain-containing protein: MEENQITIVDEKGNEHLCEIIFTFDAEKFGKKSYVVFSPIGEVDEDGDQIYDAMAFEQNEEESGGTLLPIESEEEWEMVQEMFNTLAEEEEGEA; this comes from the coding sequence ATGGAAGAAAATCAAATTACAATTGTAGACGAAAAAGGAAACGAACATTTATGTGAAATTATTTTCACTTTTGACGCTGAAAAATTTGGCAAAAAATCTTATGTAGTCTTTTCTCCGATTGGTGAAGTTGACGAAGATGGCGATCAGATTTATGATGCAATGGCTTTCGAACAAAACGAAGAAGAGTCAGGTGGAACATTACTTCCAATCGAATCTGAAGAAGAGTGGGAAATGGTACAAGAAATGTTTAACACGCTTGCTGAAGAAGAAGAGGGCGAAGCGTAA